In the Catharus ustulatus isolate bCatUst1 chromosome 18, bCatUst1.pri.v2, whole genome shotgun sequence genome, one interval contains:
- the TOP3B gene encoding DNA topoisomerase 3-beta-1 — protein MRTVLMVAEKPSLAQSIAKILSRGNMSSRKGLNGACSVHEYSGSFMGQGAHFKMTSVCGHVMTLDFIGKYNSWDKVDPAELFSKAPTEKKEANPKLTMVKFLQVEGRGCDCIVLWLDCDKEGENICFEVLDAVLPVMNKPRGTERTIYRAKFSSITDTDICNAMNHLGEPNRNEALSVDARQELDLRIGCAFTRFQTKYFQGKYGNLDSSLISFGPCQTPTLGFCVERHDKIQSFKPETYWVLQAKVNPEKESSLTLDWDRVRVFDREVAQMFLNITKMAKEAKVESVSKKEKVKQRPLALNTVEMLRVASAALGMGPQHAMQIAERLYTQGYISYPRTETTHYPENFDLKGCLRQQANNPYWAETVKTLLSEGINRPRKGHDAGDHPPITPMRAATEAELGGDGWRLYEYITRHFIATVSADCKYLQTTISFSIGPERFTCVGKVVTSPGFTEIMPWHSIPLEESLPHCEKGDLFPIGEIKLLEKQTSPPDYLTEAELITLMEKHGIGTDASIPVHINNICQRNYVTVESGRRLKPTNLGIVLVHGYYKIDAELVLPTIRSAVEKQLNLIALGKANYHQVLEHTLDIFKRKFHYFVDSIAGMDELMEVSFSPLAATGKPLSRCGKCHRFMKYIQAKPSRLHCSHCDDTYSLPQNGTIKLYKELRCPLDDFELVLWSSGSRGKSYPLCPYCYNHPPFRDMKKGMGCNECTHPTCQHSLSMLGIGQCVECENGVLVLDPTSGPKWKMACNKCNVVVHFFENAHKVRVSPETCEMCEAALVDVDFNKAKSPLPGDETQHSGCVFCDPVFQDLVELKHAAMRHPMHRGGQGKRQGRGRGKGRRPGGRLNPKKPKDKMAALAAYFV, from the exons ATGAGGACCGTGCTGATGGTGGCGGAGAAGCCGTCCCTGGCGCAGTCCATCGCCAAGATCCTCTCCAGAG GGAACATGTCCTCTCGCAAGGGACTCAACGGTGCGTGCTCCGTGCACGAGTACAGCGGCTCCTTCATGGGACAGGGCGCCCACTTCAAGATGACATCGGTGTGTGGCCACGTCATGACTTTGGATTTCATAG gaaaatataaCAGCTGGGATAAAGTGGATCCAGCAGAACTTTTTAGCAAAGCTcccacagaaaagaaagaagctaATCCCAAACTGACCATGGTGAAGTTTTTACAG GTGGAGGGAAGAGGCTGTGATTGTATTGTCTTGTGGTTGGATTGTGATaaggaaggagaaaacatctgttttgaa GTTCTTGATGCAGTTCTCCCTGTCATGAACAAACCTCGTGGCACGGAGAGGACGATTTACAGAGCTAAATTCAGTTCCATCACCGACACAGACATCTGCAATGCCATGAATCACTTGGGAGAGCCCAATCGCAACGAAGCTCTGTCCGTGGATGCCCGCCAGGAGCTGGATCTCAGGATTGGCTGTGCCTTCACAag GTTCCAGACTAAATATTTTCAGGGGAAATACGGGAATTTAGACAGCTCCCTCATCTCCTTTGGGCCATGTCAGACCCCAACACTTGGATTCTGTGTTGAGAGGCATGACAAAATCCAGTCATTTAAGCCTGAGACTTACTGGGTGTTGCAAGCTAAA GTGAATCCTGAAAAAGAAAGTTCTCTCACTTTGGATTGGGATAGAGTGAGGGTGTTTGATCGTGAGGTTGCTCAGATGTTCCTGAATATAACAAAGATGGCAAAAGAAGCAAAG GTAGAATCTGTGAGTAAAAAAGAGAAGGTGAAACAGAGACCACTGGCTCTGAACACAGTAGAAATGCTCCGAGTAGCCAGTGCTGCTTTAG gaATGGGTCCCCAGCATGCCATGCAAATAGCAGAGCGTCTTTACACTCAGGGCTATATCAGCTACCCTCGAACAGAAACTACCCATTATCCAGAAAACTTTGACCTGAAAGGATGTTTGAGACAACAAGCCAATAATCCTTACTGGGCAGAAACT GTAAAAACATTGCTATCAGAAGGCATCAATCGTCCAAGGAAAGGCCATGATGCAGGAGACCATCCTCCCATCACCCCAATGAGAGCTGCAACAGAAGCAGAATTAG GGGGAGATGGGTGGCGGCTGTACGAGTACATAACCCGGCACTTCATTGCCACTGTCAGTGCTGACTGCAAGTACCTACAAACCACCATTTCCTTCAGTATTGGCCCTGAAAGATTTACCTGTGTGGGAAAGGTGGTAACTTCACCAG GGTTCACAGAAATTATGCCTTGGCACAGCATCCCCTTAGAAGAGAGCCTTCCCCACTGTGAGAAAGGAGATCTTTTTCCCATTGGTGAAATAAAATTGCTGGAAAAGCAAACCAGCCCTCCTGATTACCTGACAGAAGCAGAACTGATCACTCTGATGGAAAAGCATGGCATTG GAACTGATGCCAGTATTCCAGTCCACATTAACAACATTTGCCAGCGAAACTACGTCACAGTGGAGAGTGGTCGAAGACTTAAACCTACAAACCTTGGCATTGTTCTGGTTCATGGTTATTACAAAATAG ATGCAGAATTGGTTCTTCCTACAATCCGCAGTGCTGTAGAGAAACAACTCAACTTAATAGCTCTGGGTAAAGCAAATTATCATCAGGTCCTGGAGCACACCCTGGACATTTTCAAAAGGAAGTTTCACTATTTTGTGGATTCTATTGCAG GTATGGATGAACTGATGGAAGTGTCTTTTTCACCCTTGGCTGCCACAGGCAAACCCCTTTCGCGCTGTGGTAAATGCCATCGTTTCATGAAGTATATTCAG GCCAAGCCAAGTCGCCTGCACTGCTCTCACTGTGATGACACCTACAGCCTCCCCCAGAACGGTACCATCAAACTCTACAAGGAGTTGCGTTGTCCCCTGGATGACTTTGAGCTGGTGCTGTGGTCATCTGGATCCAGAGGAAAGAGCTATCCACTGTGTCCGTACTGTTACAACCATCCTCCCTTCAGGGACATGAAAAAAG GCATGGGCTGTAATGAGTGCACCCACCCCACGTGCCAGCACTCCCTTAGCATGCTTGGAATTGGGCAGTGTGTGGAGTGTGAGAACGGGGTGCTGGTGCTGGACCCGACGTCGGGTCCCAAGTGGAAGATGGCGTGCAACAAATGCAACGTGGTCGTGCACTTCTTCGAGAACGCCCACAAGGTGCGCGTGTCGCCCGAGACCTGCGAGATGTGCGAGGCGGCGCTCGTGGACGTGGATTTTAACAAAGCCAAATCGCCCTTGCCTGGCGATGAGACCCAGCATTCAGGCTGTGTGTTCTGTGACCCCGTGTTTCAGGATCTGGTGGAGCTGAAACACGCGGCCATGAGGCACCCCATGCACCGTGGGGGACAAGGGAAGCGGCAGGGGCGGGGAAGGGGCAAAGGCCGGAGACCTGGAGGAAGACTCAACCCAAAGAAACCCAAGGACAAaatggcagctctggctgcttaCTTTGTATAA